A section of the Virgibacillus sp. NKC19-3 genome encodes:
- a CDS encoding putative DNA-binding protein: MLEKTTRINYLFDFYQALLTPKQCDYMEMYFREDYSLGEISDLSLVSRQAVYDNIKRTETMLESYEKKLHLYEKFMQRAALIEKMEETVPDNERDLLHMLNQLKELD; the protein is encoded by the coding sequence TTGCTGGAGAAAACAACGCGCATTAATTATTTATTTGATTTTTATCAAGCATTGCTGACACCTAAACAGTGTGATTATATGGAAATGTACTTTCGAGAGGATTATTCGCTGGGTGAAATTTCCGATTTGTCTTTAGTTTCACGACAAGCGGTGTATGATAATATTAAACGAACAGAAACAATGCTTGAATCCTATGAAAAGAAATTGCATTTATACGAGAAATTCATGCAACGGGCTGCCCTTATTGAGAAAATGGAGGAGACAGTCCCTGATAACGAGCGTGACTTGTTGCATATGTTAAATCAATTAAAAGAATTAGATTAG
- the ftsY gene encoding signal recognition particle-docking protein FtsY produces the protein MSFMQKIKNKFQQNEEAEKVSEKYKEGMKKSRNSFSGKINDLIARYRKVDEDFFEELEEVLISADVGVTTVMDLVEELKMEVKRQNIKDTKEVKDVISEKLVDIYYGDDDEQIEKLNMQGNALSVILVVGVNGVGKTTSIGKLAHQLKQEGKKVVLAAGDTFRAGAIEQLEVWGERADVDVIKQNAGSDPAAVIFDGIKAAKSRDADVLICDTAGRLQNKVNLMNELSKVKRVIEREIPGAPHEVLLVLDATTGQNALSQAKTFSDATDVSGIMLTKLDGTAKGGIVLAIRNELKIPVKYVGLGEQVEDLQEFNAHAFVYGLFADVLEESD, from the coding sequence ATGAGTTTCATGCAAAAAATAAAAAATAAATTTCAACAGAATGAGGAGGCGGAAAAAGTCTCCGAAAAATATAAAGAAGGTATGAAAAAAAGTCGGAATTCATTTTCAGGAAAAATTAATGATTTGATTGCACGTTATCGTAAAGTTGACGAGGATTTTTTTGAAGAGCTGGAGGAAGTGCTGATATCTGCTGATGTAGGTGTTACAACTGTGATGGATTTGGTTGAGGAATTAAAAATGGAAGTAAAACGCCAAAACATAAAGGATACGAAAGAGGTAAAGGATGTCATCTCTGAAAAACTGGTTGATATCTATTATGGTGATGATGATGAACAAATAGAGAAATTAAATATGCAAGGAAACGCGCTATCGGTCATATTGGTTGTTGGTGTTAATGGAGTAGGAAAAACAACGTCTATTGGGAAATTGGCACATCAATTAAAGCAGGAAGGAAAGAAGGTCGTGTTGGCTGCGGGCGATACATTCCGGGCAGGTGCCATTGAACAATTGGAAGTGTGGGGCGAACGTGCTGATGTTGACGTTATTAAACAAAATGCGGGCAGTGATCCTGCAGCAGTGATATTTGACGGAATAAAGGCGGCTAAATCGCGCGATGCAGATGTACTTATCTGTGATACAGCAGGTAGATTACAGAACAAAGTCAATTTAATGAATGAGCTTTCTAAAGTGAAACGCGTTATTGAGCGAGAAATCCCAGGCGCACCACATGAAGTGTTACTTGTCCTTGACGCAACAACAGGGCAAAACGCCTTAAGTCAGGCAAAAACGTTTTCTGATGCTACAGATGTCTCTGGGATCATGTTGACCAAATTGGATGGAACTGCTAAAGGAGGAATTGTACTGGCAATTCGTAATGAATTGAAAATACCGGTAAAATATGTCGGCCTTGGTGAGCAAGTAGAGGATTTACAAGAATTTAATGCACATGCCTTTGTATATGGGTTATTTGCTGATGTCTTAGAAGAATCAGATTAG
- the smc gene encoding chromosome segregation protein SMC, with product MYLKRLESVGFKSFAKRINVEFVPGVTAVVGPNGSGKSNITDAIRWVLGEQSVKSLRGAKMEDIIFQGSDTRKPLNVAEVTLVLDNQDQTLALDYEEVSVTRRVYRSGESEFYINKQLCRLKDIIDLFMDSGLGREAFSIISQGKVEEILSSKAEERRTIFEEAAGVLKYKERKKKSENKLEETQENLNRVEDIIHEIQQQIDPLEQQAETAKKYNDLIEKLKHNEITLLITEIEELHERWQHMLKELEKEKANEIELKTYIQQKEAELEKERQEIQKIDDAIEELQADLLTTTQELEQFEGKKQLLHERTKHFAENKQKLEEQKHEMVTQIAEQKEELSKEKQQLYDLRAMKQETKQDIDQLKEKLNISNENITEKIEEMRSEYIEYLNSQAAKRNEKQSIQQQLQQLTNKKNNQEAKFQDLIISRRELNENVNQMKADFTAQEKHYNEKNTIIMQLKKDLEQERASFQESQTKLYQGYQHIEKLRSKKEMLEEMKEDYQGFFQGVKAVLKAREEGTLSHIHGAVIELMDVPKEYITAIETVLGGQAQHIIVNDDTAARAAISRLKKTNNGRATFLPLGSIKERFITSDMLNKIKSHQGFIGVAADLVQTEANYQIAVKHLMGHVVIAGTLKDANEIATITMRRYRIVTLEGDVVNPGGAMSGGAQKKTNQSLFTREKDLQEITEKLNAFRKKAATFETRVDEKKQQIAEKEKRLETEEQAIISVQSRLEEFRTEYKELEMKQASLNDNLELYDQENQQYDQDIEEMNSRNKQLDQDLKEVNQKLLKIKEEIDRLTNQEATWKENQEQLQNDLHRRQVTLAEQEERVKNQSEKTNTLQKQLTELETKHKNYTSDLNQLIEVSEMEETEEEIEHTILSKKEEKTKATNAIQEKRSERLERTQFMQNQERELKEEHRKHQDYIQAIQQKEVNANRLDVELENHLSHLQTEYTITYEKAKQTYDKTDNPEEIRSIVKRLKQSIDQLGPINLGAIEEYERVLERYTFLNEQRNDLIQAKETLYAVIAEMDDEMQKRFDLTFTQIKEEFQTVFKQLFGGGRADLKLTDPKNLLDTGVDIVAQPPGKKLQHLGLLSGGERALTAIALLFSILRVRPVPFCVLDEVESALDEANISRFAQYVSMHSEKTQFIVITHRKGTMEEADVLYGVTMQEAGVSRLVSVRLEETKELIQS from the coding sequence ATGTATTTAAAACGGCTGGAAAGTGTGGGTTTCAAATCATTTGCCAAGCGAATTAATGTGGAATTTGTTCCAGGCGTGACAGCTGTTGTGGGCCCAAATGGTAGTGGGAAAAGTAATATAACGGATGCTATTCGTTGGGTACTTGGAGAACAGTCCGTAAAATCATTACGTGGTGCAAAAATGGAAGATATTATATTCCAGGGCAGTGATACCAGAAAGCCGTTAAATGTAGCAGAGGTTACCTTAGTGTTGGATAATCAGGATCAGACCCTAGCACTGGATTATGAAGAAGTGAGTGTAACAAGGCGTGTTTATCGTTCTGGAGAAAGTGAATTTTATATAAATAAACAACTCTGCAGATTAAAGGATATTATAGACTTATTTATGGATTCCGGACTTGGCCGTGAAGCTTTTTCCATTATCAGCCAGGGTAAAGTCGAAGAAATTCTAAGTTCAAAAGCAGAAGAAAGACGCACGATTTTTGAAGAGGCAGCGGGTGTTTTAAAGTATAAAGAACGAAAAAAGAAATCGGAAAATAAGCTGGAGGAAACACAGGAAAACTTAAATCGAGTGGAGGATATCATCCATGAAATTCAGCAGCAAATCGACCCATTGGAACAACAAGCAGAAACGGCAAAAAAATATAACGACCTGATAGAAAAATTGAAGCACAATGAAATAACACTTCTTATAACTGAAATCGAAGAGCTCCATGAGCGATGGCAACATATGTTGAAAGAACTGGAGAAGGAAAAAGCGAATGAAATAGAGCTGAAAACATACATACAACAAAAAGAAGCGGAATTGGAAAAAGAACGTCAGGAAATACAAAAAATAGATGATGCCATTGAAGAATTACAGGCAGATTTATTAACCACAACACAGGAACTTGAACAATTTGAAGGAAAAAAACAACTGCTTCATGAACGAACCAAGCATTTTGCAGAAAACAAACAAAAGCTTGAGGAACAAAAGCATGAAATGGTGACTCAAATAGCTGAACAAAAGGAAGAGTTATCCAAGGAAAAGCAACAGCTATACGATCTGCGAGCGATGAAACAAGAAACGAAACAGGATATAGATCAGTTAAAAGAGAAGCTTAACATAAGCAATGAAAATATCACCGAAAAAATAGAAGAAATGAGATCCGAATATATCGAATACCTAAATAGCCAGGCAGCAAAGCGAAACGAGAAACAATCCATTCAGCAGCAGTTGCAGCAACTTACCAATAAAAAGAATAATCAAGAGGCGAAATTCCAGGATCTTATTATATCAAGGAGAGAATTAAATGAGAACGTAAATCAAATGAAAGCTGATTTTACTGCACAAGAAAAGCATTATAATGAAAAAAATACAATTATTATGCAGTTGAAAAAAGATCTGGAACAGGAACGAGCATCTTTTCAAGAATCCCAGACGAAATTATATCAAGGCTATCAGCATATTGAAAAACTAAGATCAAAAAAAGAAATGTTGGAAGAAATGAAAGAGGACTACCAAGGTTTTTTCCAAGGGGTAAAGGCAGTGTTAAAGGCACGAGAGGAAGGAACCTTATCACATATTCATGGTGCAGTAATTGAACTTATGGATGTCCCTAAAGAATATATTACTGCTATTGAAACGGTTTTAGGAGGTCAGGCCCAGCATATCATTGTTAATGATGATACTGCGGCACGGGCTGCGATTTCACGCTTAAAGAAAACAAATAATGGTAGGGCAACGTTTTTACCTTTGGGATCAATTAAAGAACGTTTTATAACCAGCGATATGTTAAATAAAATAAAAAGTCATCAAGGCTTTATTGGTGTTGCTGCAGATTTAGTGCAAACAGAGGCCAATTATCAGATAGCTGTTAAACATTTAATGGGACATGTTGTGATAGCAGGCACGTTGAAGGACGCAAATGAAATTGCAACAATTACCATGAGGCGATATCGCATCGTGACCCTTGAAGGGGATGTAGTAAACCCAGGTGGGGCGATGTCCGGCGGTGCACAAAAGAAGACAAATCAATCTTTGTTTACAAGAGAAAAGGATTTACAGGAAATAACAGAAAAGCTTAATGCATTTAGGAAAAAGGCTGCAACATTTGAAACGAGGGTGGATGAGAAAAAGCAGCAAATAGCTGAAAAAGAGAAACGTTTGGAGACGGAAGAACAAGCAATTATTTCCGTACAGAGTAGGTTGGAGGAATTTCGAACCGAATATAAAGAACTCGAAATGAAACAAGCTTCACTGAATGATAATCTCGAACTATATGATCAAGAAAATCAGCAATATGATCAAGATATAGAAGAAATGAACTCTCGAAATAAACAATTGGATCAAGATTTAAAGGAGGTAAATCAGAAGTTACTTAAGATCAAAGAAGAAATTGACAGGTTAACCAATCAAGAAGCAACATGGAAAGAAAACCAGGAACAGTTGCAAAACGATTTACATCGCAGGCAAGTTACACTGGCTGAGCAGGAAGAGCGTGTGAAAAATCAAAGTGAGAAAACAAATACACTTCAAAAGCAATTAACAGAGTTAGAGACGAAACATAAGAATTATACATCTGACTTAAATCAGCTTATAGAGGTTAGTGAAATGGAAGAAACAGAAGAGGAGATTGAACATACGATTCTGTCCAAAAAGGAGGAGAAAACAAAGGCAACGAATGCTATTCAGGAGAAACGTTCGGAACGATTGGAACGTACGCAATTTATGCAGAATCAAGAAAGAGAATTAAAGGAAGAACATAGAAAACATCAAGACTACATTCAGGCCATTCAACAAAAAGAAGTCAACGCCAATCGGCTTGATGTTGAGCTCGAAAATCATTTGTCTCATTTGCAAACCGAATACACCATAACTTATGAAAAAGCAAAACAAACATATGATAAAACGGATAATCCGGAAGAAATAAGATCTATTGTTAAACGTTTGAAACAAAGCATCGATCAATTGGGTCCCATTAATTTAGGGGCTATTGAGGAATATGAACGTGTTTTGGAACGTTATACCTTTTTAAACGAACAAAGAAACGATCTTATTCAAGCAAAAGAAACACTATATGCGGTTATTGCTGAAATGGATGATGAGATGCAAAAACGATTTGATCTAACCTTCACTCAAATCAAAGAAGAATTTCAGACTGTATTTAAACAATTATTCGGCGGGGGACGCGCTGATTTAAAATTAACAGATCCTAAGAATCTTTTGGATACGGGTGTCGATATTGTGGCACAGCCACCTGGGAAAAAATTGCAGCATCTCGGATTACTTTCTGGTGGCGAGCGTGCTTTAACAGCGATTGCTTTATTATTTTCTATATTACGTGTTCGTCCCGTTCCCTTCTGTGTATTGGACGAAGTGGAATCAGCGCTTGATGAAGCAAATATTAGTCGATTTGCGCAATATGTTAGCATGCATAGTGAAAAAACCCAATTTATTGTAATAACCCATCGAAAAGGAACCATGGAAGAAGCGGATGTTCTATATGGTGTTACCATGCAGGAAGCGGGTGTATCCCGATTGGTGTCTGTTCGTTTGGAAGAAACAAAAGAGTTGATCCAATCCTAA
- a CDS encoding DUF1128 family protein gives MNLEYPSKENLKLLLHELADHLGVVNRKIMDPDDYDIDKYDDLKLMYDMITQKTNLSAAEKQAFIEELRSVRKS, from the coding sequence GTGAATTTAGAATATCCATCAAAAGAAAATTTAAAATTGTTGCTTCATGAATTAGCTGACCATTTAGGGGTTGTTAACCGGAAGATCATGGATCCGGATGACTATGATATAGATAAATATGATGATTTGAAGCTCATGTATGATATGATTACACAAAAAACCAACTTAAGTGCAGCTGAAAAACAAGCTTTTATAGAAGAATTGCGATCTGTAAGAAAAAGTTGA
- the rnc gene encoding ribonuclease III, with protein MNVTQLEKQIGITFSDKNLLRQAFTHSSYVNEHRGKSFSDNERLEFLGDAVLELGISQYLYRENKNMPEGEMTKLRASIVCEPSLANFARDLQFGDYILLGKGEEQTGGRDRPALLADAFEAFLGSLYLDHGYDKVLSFLNEHVIPKITTGAFSHAMDYKSQLQELVQQYKNQSIAYEIVEEKGPSHDREFVVHVIIKDEMAGAGMGRTKKEAEQRAAKAALDKYS; from the coding sequence ATGAATGTTACTCAATTAGAAAAGCAAATCGGCATTACATTTAGTGACAAAAATTTATTAAGACAAGCTTTTACACATTCATCTTATGTGAATGAGCATCGTGGAAAATCATTTTCGGATAATGAACGGTTGGAGTTTTTAGGCGACGCTGTATTGGAATTAGGTATTTCGCAGTATTTATATCGGGAAAATAAGAACATGCCCGAAGGAGAAATGACAAAATTACGTGCCTCGATTGTTTGTGAGCCTTCCTTGGCTAATTTTGCACGTGATCTACAGTTTGGTGATTATATTTTGCTTGGTAAAGGGGAAGAACAAACGGGTGGCCGTGATCGTCCGGCTTTACTTGCAGACGCATTTGAAGCCTTTCTGGGATCATTATATTTAGATCATGGATATGATAAAGTTCTATCTTTTCTAAACGAACATGTTATTCCGAAAATAACCACAGGTGCTTTTTCGCATGCGATGGATTATAAAAGCCAACTGCAGGAATTAGTTCAGCAGTATAAAAATCAATCCATTGCCTATGAAATTGTCGAAGAAAAAGGCCCTTCACATGATAGGGAGTTTGTTGTTCACGTTATTATTAAAGATGAAATGGCGGGAGCTGGCATGGGCCGGACCAAAAAAGAAGCAGAACAACGTGCGGCAAAGGCAGCGCTCGATAAATATTCATGA
- the acpP gene encoding acyl carrier protein, protein MADVFDRVKAIIVDNLDVEDSKVTMAASFKDDLEADSLDVVELVMELEDEFDMEIADEEAEKINTVGDAVNYINSLQS, encoded by the coding sequence GTGGCAGATGTGTTCGATCGTGTAAAGGCTATTATCGTTGATAATCTTGATGTAGAAGATTCCAAAGTAACCATGGCAGCCTCTTTCAAAGATGATCTTGAGGCAGACTCTTTAGATGTGGTAGAGCTTGTTATGGAGTTGGAAGATGAATTTGATATGGAAATTGCAGATGAAGAAGCTGAAAAAATAAATACGGTTGGAGATGCTGTAAACTACATAAATAGTTTACAGTCCTAG
- the fabG gene encoding 3-oxoacyl-[acyl-carrier-protein] reductase, translating to MLKGKNALVTGASRGIGRAIAIELAKQGVNIAVNYAGSEAKAKAVVKELEEIGVKAFNIQADVANETDVKNMVKEVVHQFGSLDILVNNAGINKDNLLMRMKEEEFDQVINTNLKGAFVCTKAVTRQMMKQKNGRIINVASIVGVSGNAGQANYVAAKAGVIGLTKTTAKELAARNILVNAVAPGFITTDMTDELTDEQRSSIEALIPLERLGTPEDVANVVRFLTSEDANYITGQTIHIDGGMVM from the coding sequence ATGTTAAAAGGTAAGAACGCTTTAGTTACAGGCGCGTCACGCGGAATTGGCCGAGCAATTGCAATTGAGTTGGCCAAGCAAGGTGTAAATATAGCGGTTAATTATGCTGGAAGTGAAGCAAAAGCGAAAGCTGTTGTAAAAGAGTTGGAAGAAATCGGTGTAAAAGCATTTAACATTCAGGCCGATGTGGCTAATGAGACAGATGTAAAAAACATGGTGAAGGAAGTGGTCCATCAGTTTGGAAGCCTGGATATTTTGGTAAATAATGCTGGGATCAATAAAGATAATTTATTAATGCGCATGAAAGAGGAAGAATTTGATCAAGTTATAAATACAAATCTAAAAGGTGCCTTTGTGTGTACAAAAGCAGTCACGAGGCAAATGATGAAACAAAAGAATGGCAGAATTATAAATGTTGCATCGATTGTCGGCGTTAGTGGAAATGCCGGACAAGCGAATTATGTAGCTGCCAAAGCAGGTGTCATTGGTTTGACGAAGACAACAGCAAAAGAATTAGCAGCGCGTAACATACTTGTAAATGCTGTAGCTCCGGGATTTATAACAACCGATATGACAGATGAATTAACCGACGAACAGAGATCCAGCATAGAAGCGTTGATTCCGTTGGAAAGACTGGGAACTCCAGAGGACGTAGCAAATGTTGTAAGATTTTTGACATCCGAGGACGCCAATTATATCACAGGGCAAACCATTCATATTGATGGCGGTATGGTGATGTAG
- the fabD gene encoding ACP S-malonyltransferase, with protein sequence MKRVAFMFPGQGSQAVGMGKVFYDRYPDMKELYQEANQTLNRDITKLMFEGPKEELTETENAQPALLLSSIAIHTLLLKEQIQPVMTVGHSLGEYSALVAAGSIPLEKALPLVATRGKLMEEAFPKGQGTMAAVLGLSEKEIENALQQVSEDYIVDIANLNSPGQIVISGSKEGIEQASAILKENGAKRILPLNVSGPFHSRLMKTANTAFTRYLDETEIKPASIPIYANVSAAPVTESNQIKDLLIKQLYSPVRFEESIRHMMDQGIDAFVEVGNGKVLSGLVKKINRRIPTFAVQDIESMNDFISWYREES encoded by the coding sequence GTGAAGCGTGTAGCTTTTATGTTTCCAGGACAAGGTTCACAAGCAGTTGGTATGGGGAAGGTATTCTATGATCGTTACCCGGACATGAAAGAACTGTATCAGGAAGCGAATCAGACGTTGAATAGAGATATTACCAAGCTTATGTTTGAGGGACCGAAAGAGGAGTTAACAGAAACTGAAAATGCACAGCCCGCACTGTTGTTATCGAGCATTGCGATACACACATTACTTTTAAAAGAACAAATTCAACCAGTTATGACGGTAGGTCACAGCCTGGGGGAATACAGTGCGTTAGTTGCAGCAGGATCAATTCCTTTGGAAAAAGCTTTACCCCTTGTAGCCACCCGTGGTAAATTAATGGAAGAAGCTTTCCCGAAAGGCCAAGGAACAATGGCGGCAGTGCTAGGTCTTTCTGAAAAGGAAATAGAAAACGCTCTGCAGCAAGTAAGTGAAGATTACATTGTTGATATTGCGAATTTAAACTCTCCAGGACAAATTGTTATTTCCGGGTCCAAAGAGGGGATCGAACAAGCTTCTGCCATTTTAAAGGAAAATGGTGCGAAACGTATTCTTCCGCTTAATGTCAGTGGGCCATTTCATTCCAGGTTAATGAAAACTGCAAATACCGCATTTACGAGATATTTGGATGAGACGGAAATAAAGCCCGCTAGTATTCCTATTTATGCTAATGTGTCAGCAGCACCTGTAACGGAAAGTAATCAAATAAAAGATCTTCTCATTAAACAATTGTATTCTCCTGTACGATTTGAAGAATCGATTCGACACATGATGGATCAAGGTATTGACGCCTTTGTAGAAGTTGGTAATGGAAAAGTGTTGAGTGGTCTGGTTAAAAAAATAAATCGCAGGATACCTACATTTGCAGTACAAGATATAGAGTCAATGAATGATTTTATTTCATGGTACAGGGAGGAATCATAA
- the plsX gene encoding phosphate acyltransferase PlsX, translating to MRLAIDAMGGDHAPKEIVLGAMEAISQIDDLHITLIGDENMINAHLSNTTNMDIIHTEEVITSEDEPVRAVRRKKRSSLVLMAKEVNEGRADACISAGNTGALMSAGLFVVGRIPGIDRPALSPTLPTIDGKGFLLLDVGANVDAKPDHLVQYAVMGSIYTEKVRAQQNPTVGLLNVGTEEGKGNDLTKKAFSLMKDAPINFIGNVEARDILSGAADVVVTDGFSGNIALKTIEGTAMTMFSMLKETFMSSMKTKMAAGMVKGDLKGLKTKLDYSEYGGAGLFGLASPVIKAHGSSNQRAVFNAIKQACHMVEYNVTDRIKMTVESLDKEEKEGSQ from the coding sequence GTGAGGTTAGCAATTGATGCCATGGGAGGCGATCATGCACCCAAGGAAATCGTACTGGGTGCGATGGAAGCTATTTCTCAAATAGATGATTTGCATATCACCTTAATAGGTGATGAAAATATGATTAACGCTCATTTATCCAATACAACAAACATGGATATTATACATACAGAAGAAGTAATAACAAGTGAAGATGAGCCTGTTCGAGCGGTTCGCCGTAAAAAAAGATCCTCGCTTGTTTTAATGGCAAAAGAAGTTAATGAAGGCCGAGCTGATGCTTGTATTTCGGCAGGAAACACCGGAGCATTAATGAGTGCAGGCTTGTTTGTTGTTGGGAGGATACCCGGGATTGATCGGCCTGCGCTTAGTCCGACACTTCCTACTATCGACGGGAAGGGTTTCCTGTTATTAGATGTAGGGGCAAATGTTGATGCAAAGCCTGATCATCTTGTTCAATATGCAGTAATGGGATCCATTTATACGGAGAAAGTACGTGCACAACAAAATCCGACAGTAGGCCTTTTGAACGTAGGAACGGAAGAAGGTAAAGGAAATGACCTTACAAAAAAGGCGTTTTCCTTGATGAAAGATGCACCTATTAATTTTATAGGAAATGTGGAAGCCAGAGATATACTAAGTGGAGCGGCTGACGTCGTTGTGACAGATGGATTTAGTGGAAATATCGCATTAAAAACAATTGAAGGTACAGCAATGACAATGTTTTCAATGTTAAAGGAAACGTTTATGTCTTCCATGAAAACAAAAATGGCAGCAGGCATGGTGAAAGGTGATTTAAAAGGGCTAAAAACAAAACTGGATTATTCGGAATATGGTGGTGCCGGCCTGTTTGGTTTAGCATCACCTGTCATTAAAGCACATGGATCATCCAATCAAAGAGCGGTTTTTAATGCGATTAAACAAGCTTGTCACATGGTTGAATATAATGTGACAGATAGGATTAAAATGACCGTTGAATCCTTGGACAAAGAAGAGAAGGAGGGATCTCAGTGA
- the fapR gene encoding transcription factor FapR, producing the protein MKRTKAERQQALKETIAETPFINDEQLAQKFAVSIQTIRLDRMELSIPELRERIKSVANNQIKALPMEEVIGEIIDLELDKRAISILDIKSEHVFSRNKIARGHHLFAQANSLAVAVINDELALTAKTELKFTRQVKEGERVIAKATTEGKDDKGFRIVNVNSFVENEQVLTGLFYMYQTHEQKGESLK; encoded by the coding sequence ATGAAAAGAACAAAAGCAGAACGTCAACAAGCTTTAAAAGAAACTATTGCGGAGACACCATTTATAAATGATGAGCAACTTGCTCAAAAGTTTGCAGTAAGTATTCAAACGATACGCCTTGACCGCATGGAGCTGTCCATTCCAGAACTTCGGGAGCGGATTAAATCCGTTGCAAACAATCAAATTAAAGCATTACCAATGGAAGAAGTTATTGGTGAAATTATTGATTTGGAATTGGATAAGCGGGCGATTTCCATTTTGGATATTAAATCAGAGCATGTATTTTCCCGTAATAAAATAGCGCGGGGTCATCATTTGTTTGCACAGGCCAATTCACTTGCTGTCGCAGTCATAAACGATGAGCTGGCCCTCACAGCAAAAACAGAGCTTAAATTTACGCGGCAGGTAAAAGAAGGTGAACGTGTCATTGCCAAAGCGACCACGGAAGGGAAAGATGATAAAGGTTTCAGAATCGTTAACGTGAATAGTTTTGTAGAAAATGAGCAGGTATTGACAGGGCTATTTTACATGTATCAAACACATGAACAGAAAGGGGAATCGCTTAAGTGA